In Mobula hypostoma chromosome 10, sMobHyp1.1, whole genome shotgun sequence, a single genomic region encodes these proteins:
- the LOC134352978 gene encoding protein sprouty homolog 2-like isoform X1, protein MSDRCAASPQACTGRSPMEAPAHVESPLSLQLAHDRGRLRIDPDPGEMQAPVLSIDQIRAIRANNDYVERPMVLSAKVATSSPSSTAQKWERTTELSLGVEPRSSTQLHQQVQQHLSRSTSTVSSASRSSTTSEQRLLVSVSSSPSAQGIVRAQPKADLKPDFNKTLGGEDWSQHSLRCEECGKCKCGSCTAPRTLPSCWLCDQRCLCSFQSALDYGTCVCCVKGLFYHCSNDDEDNCADNPCSCSQGHCCARWTAISLISIFLPCLWCYLPAKGCLRVCQGCYDGVKRPGCRCKNSNTVCRKVSKAPCPKTFEKPL, encoded by the exons AT GTCTGACCGATGTGCAGCCAGCCCACAGGCCTGCACCGGTCGCAGTCCGATGGAAGCCCCAGCGCACGTGgagtcccccctctctctccagctcGCTCACGACAGGGGACGACTGCGGATTGATCCTGACCCGGGAGAGATGCAGGCTCCGGTGCTCTCCATCGATCAGATCCGGGCCATCCGAGCCAACAACGACTACGTGGAAAGGCCCATGGTCCTCAGTGCGAAGGTCGCGACCAGCAGCCCGTCCAGCACGGCGCAGAAGTGGGAACGGACAACGGAGCTGAGCCTGGGCGTGGAACCACGCTCCTCGACTCAGCTCCATCAGCAGGTGCAGCAACACTTGAGCAGATCTACCAGTACTGTCAGTTCAGCGTCCCGCAGCAGCACCACCTCCGAACAGAGACTGCTGGTTAGCGTGAGCTCATCCCCTTCTGCCCAAGGAATTGTCAGGGCACAGCCCAAGGCTGACCTCAAACCCGACTTTAACAAGACTCTGGGCGGCGAGGATTGGAGTCAACACTCACTGCGGTGCGAGGAATGCGGGAAGTGCAAGTGCGGCTCCTGTACAGCCCCGAGGACTCTGCCTTCGTGCTGGCTCTGTGACCAGAGGTGCCTTTGCTCATTCCAGAGCGCCCTAGATTACGGCACGTGTGTATGTTGTGTCAAGGGCCTCTTCTACCATTGTTCCAACGACGACGAGGACAACTGTGCGGACAATCCGTGCTCCTGCAGCCAAGGCCACTGCTGCGCTCGTTGGACCGCCATCAGCCTCATCTCCATCTTCTTGCCCTGCTTATGGTGCTATTTGCCGGCTAAAGGATGCCTCCGGGTCTGCCAGGGATGTTATGACGGCGTCAAGAGGCCGGGCTGCAGGTGCAAGAACTCCAATACCGTGTGCAGGAAGGTTTCGAAGGCACCTTGTCCTAAAACCTTTGAGAAACCCTTATGA
- the LOC134352978 gene encoding protein sprouty homolog 2-like isoform X2 has translation MEAPAHVESPLSLQLAHDRGRLRIDPDPGEMQAPVLSIDQIRAIRANNDYVERPMVLSAKVATSSPSSTAQKWERTTELSLGVEPRSSTQLHQQVQQHLSRSTSTVSSASRSSTTSEQRLLVSVSSSPSAQGIVRAQPKADLKPDFNKTLGGEDWSQHSLRCEECGKCKCGSCTAPRTLPSCWLCDQRCLCSFQSALDYGTCVCCVKGLFYHCSNDDEDNCADNPCSCSQGHCCARWTAISLISIFLPCLWCYLPAKGCLRVCQGCYDGVKRPGCRCKNSNTVCRKVSKAPCPKTFEKPL, from the coding sequence ATGGAAGCCCCAGCGCACGTGgagtcccccctctctctccagctcGCTCACGACAGGGGACGACTGCGGATTGATCCTGACCCGGGAGAGATGCAGGCTCCGGTGCTCTCCATCGATCAGATCCGGGCCATCCGAGCCAACAACGACTACGTGGAAAGGCCCATGGTCCTCAGTGCGAAGGTCGCGACCAGCAGCCCGTCCAGCACGGCGCAGAAGTGGGAACGGACAACGGAGCTGAGCCTGGGCGTGGAACCACGCTCCTCGACTCAGCTCCATCAGCAGGTGCAGCAACACTTGAGCAGATCTACCAGTACTGTCAGTTCAGCGTCCCGCAGCAGCACCACCTCCGAACAGAGACTGCTGGTTAGCGTGAGCTCATCCCCTTCTGCCCAAGGAATTGTCAGGGCACAGCCCAAGGCTGACCTCAAACCCGACTTTAACAAGACTCTGGGCGGCGAGGATTGGAGTCAACACTCACTGCGGTGCGAGGAATGCGGGAAGTGCAAGTGCGGCTCCTGTACAGCCCCGAGGACTCTGCCTTCGTGCTGGCTCTGTGACCAGAGGTGCCTTTGCTCATTCCAGAGCGCCCTAGATTACGGCACGTGTGTATGTTGTGTCAAGGGCCTCTTCTACCATTGTTCCAACGACGACGAGGACAACTGTGCGGACAATCCGTGCTCCTGCAGCCAAGGCCACTGCTGCGCTCGTTGGACCGCCATCAGCCTCATCTCCATCTTCTTGCCCTGCTTATGGTGCTATTTGCCGGCTAAAGGATGCCTCCGGGTCTGCCAGGGATGTTATGACGGCGTCAAGAGGCCGGGCTGCAGGTGCAAGAACTCCAATACCGTGTGCAGGAAGGTTTCGAAGGCACCTTGTCCTAAAACCTTTGAGAAACCCTTATGA